In Triticum aestivum cultivar Chinese Spring chromosome 5B, IWGSC CS RefSeq v2.1, whole genome shotgun sequence, the following proteins share a genomic window:
- the LOC123114716 gene encoding uncharacterized protein, with protein sequence MDNALVAIMADYPGLLPASQVLMTEVLTPLFYPRAFLTTVYNSVLQEVPSRREAEPAAVDQQGSLLPCRRKRGAVRIKTSPQRRKSARQTVPGEVATQASASQAPPPGPEGEASARCEPDTPPTEHADRLSATRSEVESAMNHRHRRTVFLDACLSPEALNAFNTGDAHLRAAQDGLTRATEQYVKDIRVSDYNSGICQ encoded by the exons atggacaatgctctagtcgccattatggctgactaccccggtttgttgcCGGCTTCCCAGGTACTtatgaccgaagtcctgacaccattattttATCCTCGCGCATTCCTGACCACTGTGTACAACAGCgtcttgcaggaggtgccttcaaggcgggaagccgaacccgcggcggttGACCAACAAGGGTCACTTCTACCCtgcaggcggaagaggggtgcggtgcgaatcAAAACGTCACCGCAACG gagaaagagcgctcgccagacTGTGCCCGGCGAGGTTGCCacccaagcctccgccagccaggctccaccacctggtccggagggggaggcgagcgcaaggtgcGAGCcagatactcctccaacggagcatgccgacaggttgtccgccaccaggtctgaggtggagagcgccatgaaccataggcaccGCCGGACAGTTTTTCTTGACGCGTGtctctcccctgaggcgttgaatgcctttaacacgggagacgcgcacctccgtgctgctcaagatggtttgaccagagccacggagcagtatgtaaaagatatacgggtaagcgaTTATAATAGcggtatatgccagtag